From the Chiroxiphia lanceolata isolate bChiLan1 chromosome Z, bChiLan1.pri, whole genome shotgun sequence genome, one window contains:
- the KANK1 gene encoding KN motif and ankyrin repeat domain-containing protein 1 isoform X2, with protein MNLGQPYVAGKFAVWGQRHVAKSEKEEVIINGEDEKERKDPYFVETPYGYQLDLDFLKYVDDIQKGNTIKKLNIRKRRKAVPASVGTKNSSGQCSGWTSAESLSSSNSDENKESSSAARSQVTLSVPARPLVSFEVSPTYLTVPENKQLPPPSPQPPRHNFLVTKTLMETRRRLEQERMMQVTPGDVRRPRLSSFGGMGSTSSLPSFVGSSGYNHMSQQLQNGYQGNGDYSACFSSSLGSSIRHSPMSSGISTPVTNVSPVHLQHIREQMAVALKRLKELEEQVKTIPVLQVKISVLQEEKRHMMAELKNHRKATQNDTYGFRKRSYSAGNAEQWEHMSQVRRGGELYIDCEEDMESVEQSSQRIEEFRQLTAEMQALEKKIQDSNYESPANLQVNRESLTKETRSVAVGADENMNDVVIYNRSARQHKEVSVGTEKEMRECGVGVTEAMLGLSTEVEKEIELQQQTIEALKEKIYRLEVQLKETTHDREMTKLKQELQAAGSRKKVDKAMMAQPRVISRMVEAVIQTRDQMVGDHVDVADSSVGDHLQMSSIGSSCIPAMRSAAVGPELLMSQWLVRERAEVQDQGTGRSVELHDKAVGTETSICETGVNTEEAADVPSPCQRAQAVGTVRSVGCGDCLVDVVVCVPKECVSREMSTEAVPRAEAMVMAVPSMASQQTSTALEMVNQCTSTEAACLADCGTNTALSSCDKQTSTDSVEMRSVAVGDGRVKDIHASAKMRSVGVGTVLSSHPGFDKPSAIKTKDCGIGQISVHENYLVGLKMRSIACGPPPLPVVPTSTRSIGVGVESVYEPVSGQLESPLPPPELRTGLDHYIERVQKLLQEQQMLLAENYSELAEAFGEPHSQIGSLNSQLISTLTSINSVMKYASTEELRSLDLQKQCMERTTTSGATLEYIPHGQLANTHLTSNLRTLKLEQDIVPAQEERKTPLVETVRGRKSFSSQDKTLAPINLTDDQLASGLYVCTNNENTLKSIMKKRDGKKDLINTKKNLQFVGINGGYETTSSDDSSSEESSSSDSEEECEGHEYPCDRHTEEKQPTPHTAEVCGVGAEKDSPLPECEAEEVEIRERYELSEKMLSACHLLRNNIDDPKTLTNKDVRFCLNTIQHEWFRVSSQKSAVPEMVGDYITAFEEISPAVLRHIINMADGNGNTALHYSVSHSNFEIVKLLLDANVCNVNHQNKAGYTPIMLAALAAVEAEKDMRIVEELFSCGDVNAKASQAGQTALMLAVSHGRIDMVKALLACGADVNIQDDEGSTALMCASEHGHVEIVKLLLAQPGCNGTLEDNDGSTALSIALEAGHKDIAVLLYAHVNFSKTPSPGTPRLSRRTSPGPTHRGMFE; from the exons ATGAATCTGGGACAGCCATACGTGGCTGGAAAATTTGCAGTGTGGGGGCAGAGGCATGTGGCTAAGTCAG aaaaagagGAAGTTATTATAAAtggagaagatgaaaaagaacGGAAAGACCCGTATTTTGTGGAAACACCTTACGGCTACCAGCTAGACTTAGATTTTCTAAAGTATGTGGATGATATACAAAAGGGGAATACCATTAAGAAACTAAATATCCgaaaaaggaggaaagctgTACCAGCTTCTGTGGGCACCAAGAACTCTAGTGGCCAGTGCAGTGGCTGGACCTCTGCAGAGTCTCTCTCTTCATCGAACAGTGATGAGAACAAGGAGTCTTCTTCGGCAGCGAGGAGTCAAGTAACCTTGTCCGTCCCTGCAAGACCCTTGGTTTCCTTTGAAGTATCTCCTACCTACTTAACTGTCCCTGAGAATAAAcagcttcctcctccctccccccagcctcctcGGCACAACTTCCTTGTAACCAAAACTCTCATGGAAACACGGAGGCgactggagcaggagaggatgATGCAGGTCACACCTGGAGATGTCCGCAGGCCCCGGCTTTCCAGCTTTGGAGGCATGGGCTCCACAAGCTCCCTCCCCTCTTTTGTGGGATCCAGTGGGTACAATCACATgtctcagcagctgcagaatgGTTATCAGGGTAATGGTGACTACAGTGCCTGTTTCAGCTCCTCCTTGGGCAGTTCTATTCGTCACAGCCCCATGAGCTCAGGAATATCCACACCAGTCACCAATGTGAGCCCGGTACATCTGCAGCACATCAGGGAGCAAATGGCAGTTGCCCTCAAGCGTCTCAAGGAGCTTGAGGAGCAAGTCAAGACTATTCCTGTGCTACAGGTCAAAATTTCAGTGTTGCAGGAGGAGAAGAGGCACATGATGGCTGAACTCAAAAACCACAGGAAAGCCACTCAAAATGACACATACGGTTTCAGAAAACGGTCCTACAGTGCTGGAAATGCAGAGCAGTGGGAACACATGTCTCAGGTGAGAAGAGGTGGAGAACTGTATATAGATTGTGAGGAAGACATGGAGAGTGTGGAGCAGAGCTCTCAGAGAATAGAGGAGTTCAGGCAGCTAACTGCCGAGATGCAAgccctggagaaaaaaatccaggataGCAACTATGAAAGTCCAGCAAACCTTCAGGTGAACCGAGAAAGTCTGACAAAAGAAACCCGATCTGTTGCTGTGGGTGCTGATGAGAACATGAATGATGTGGTTATATACAACAGATCTGCAAGGCAACACAAGGAAGTTTCTGTggggacagagaaagaaatgagggAGTGTGGGGTTGGGGTGACAGAGGCCATGCTCGGCTTGTCTACAGAGGTTGAGAAAGAGATAGAACTTCAGCAGCAGACCATCGAAGCCCTTAAGGAGAAGATTTATAGACTAGAGGTTCAGTTAAAGGAAACCACCCATGACAGGGAAATGACCAAATTAAAACAGGAGTTGCAAGCAGCTGGTTCTAGAAAAAAGGTGGATAAAGCCATGATGGCTCAACCCCGTGTCATCAGTAGGATGGTGGAGGCTGTCATACAAACGAGAGACCAAATGGTAGGAGATCATGTGGATGTTGCTGATTCGTCAGTGGGAGACCATCTGCAGATGAGCAGCATTGGCTCCTCCTGCATACCTGCCATGCGGAGCGCGGCTGTGGGCCCTGAGCTGCTGATGAGCCAGTGGCTGGTGAGGGAGAGGGCAGAGGTGCAAGATCAGGGTACAGGGAGGTCTGTGGAGCTGCATGATAAGGCAGTGGGCACAGAGACAAGCATCTGTGAGACAGGCGTCAAcacagaggaggcagcagatgTGCCAAGCCCCTGCCAGAGGGCGCAGGCAGTTGGAACAGTGAGATCTGTGGGCTGCGGGGACTGCTTGGTGGATGTGGTGGTTTGTGTGCCCAAGGAGTGCGTGTCCCGTGAAATGTCCACAGAAgctgtgcccagggcagaggcGATGGTGATGGCCGTGCCTTCCATGGCTAGCCAGCAAACCAGCACTGCTTTGGAGATGGTGAACCAGTGCACCAGCACGGAGGCGGCCTGCCTGGCTGACTGTGGGACTAACACCGCTCTGAGCAGCTGTGATAAACAGACTAGCACGGACAGTGTGGAGATGCGGAGTGTGGCAGTGGGGGATGGCCGGGTGAAGGATATACACGCATCTGCTAAAATGCGTTCAGTTGGAGTGGGCACTGTGCTTTCCAGCCACCCTGGCTTTGACAAGCCCTCTGCAATAAAAACCAAAGACTGTGGCATTGGACAGATAAGTGTTCATGAGAACTACCTGGTTGGTCTGAAAATGAGGAGCATTGCCTGTGGACCCCCTCCATTGCCAGTTGTGCCAACTAGCACCAGGAGCATCGGTGTTGGTGTAGAGTCTGTGTACGAGCCGGTCAGTGGTCAGTTGGAAAGCCCTCTGCCTCCGCCTGAGCTGAGGACAGGCTTGGACCACTACATCGAACGTgtgcagaagctgctgcaggagcagcagatgctgcttGCTGAAAATTACAGTGAATTGGCAGAAGCCTTTGGGGAGCCCCACTCCCAGATTGGATCTCTCAATTCACAGCTCATCAGCACCCTCACCTCCATCAACTCTGTCATGAAATACgccagcacagaggagctgcgGAGCCTGGACCTTCAGAAGCAGTGCATGGAGAGAACCACCACGTCAG GTGCTACTTTGGAGTACATCCCACATGGTCAACTTGCAAACACCCACTTAACTTCAAATTTGCGAACTCTGAAATTGGAGCAGGACATTGTACCTGctcaggaggagaggaagactCCCCTGGTGGAAACTGTTCGGGGAAGGAAGTCCTTTTCTTCTCAGGATAAAACTCTTGCTCCAATTAACCTGACAGATGACCAGCTTGCCTCAGGCCTTTATG TATGTACCAATAATGAAAACACGCTTAAATCTATCATGAAGAAAAGGGATGGGAAGAAGGATTTGATCAACACCAAGAAGAACCTTCAGTTTGTTGGCATTAATGGCGG GTACGAGACCACATCCAGCGATGACTCCAGCTCGGAGGAGAGCTCCTCCTCAGATTCAGAGGAGGAGTGCGAGGGCCACGAGTACCCCTGTGACCGGCACACAGAGGAGAAGCAGCCCACCCCACACACTGCAGAGGTCTGTGGCGTGGGGGCAGAGAAGGACAGTCCTCTCCCAGAGTGTGAGGCCGAGGAGGTGGAAATCAGAGAGAG ATACGAGCTAAGTGAAAAGATGCTTTCTGCCTGTCACTTGCTGAGAAACAACATTGATGACCCCAAGACATTAACCAACAAAGATGTG AGGTTTTGTTTAAATACCATCCAGCATGAGTGGTTTCGTGTCTCAAGTCAGAAGTCTGCTGTCCCTGAAATGGTTGGAGACTACATAACTGCTTTTGAAGAGATTTCTCCTGCTGTCCTCAGGCATATCATCAATATggcagatggaaatggaaacacagctctgcattACAGTGTCTCACATTCTAACTTTGAAATTGTAAAGCTTCTTCTGGATGCAA ATGTCTGTAACGTAAATCATCAGAACAAGGCTGGTTATACCCCCATCATGCTTGCTGCGCTTGCAGCTGTGGAAGCGGAGAAGGACATGAGGATAGTGGAGGAACTGTTCAGCTGTGGGGACGTGAATGCTAAAGCCAGCCAG GCTGGTCAGACTGCACTGATGCTAGCTGTGAGTCATGGTCGGATAGACATGGTTAAAGCTTTGCTGGCCTGTGGTGCAGATGTCAATATCCAGGATGATGAGGGCTCTACAGCTCTGATGTGTGCTAGTGAGCATGGACATGTGGAGATTGTTAAACTTCTGCTGGCTCAGCCTGGGTGTAATGGCACCCTGGAGGACAAT gATGGCAGCACAGCACTTTCAATAGCCCTGGAAGCTGGACATAAGGACATAGCAGTTCTCCTTTATGCGCACGTCAACTTTTCCAAAACCCCATCACCG GGCACTCCTAGGCTTAGCAGAAGGACATCTCCTGGTCCCACCCACAGAGGCATGTTTGAGTAG
- the KANK1 gene encoding KN motif and ankyrin repeat domain-containing protein 1 isoform X1, protein MNLGQPYVAGKFAVWGQRHVAKSEKEEVIINGEDEKERKDPYFVETPYGYQLDLDFLKYVDDIQKGNTIKKLNIRKRRKAVPASVGTKNSSGQCSGWTSAESLSSSNSDENKESSSAARSQVTLSVPARPLVSFEVSPTYLTVPENKQLPPPSPQPPRHNFLVTKTLMETRRRLEQERMMQVTPGDVRRPRLSSFGGMGSTSSLPSFVGSSGYNHMSQQLQNGYQGNGDYSACFSSSLGSSIRHSPMSSGISTPVTNVSPVHLQHIREQMAVALKRLKELEEQVKTIPVLQVKISVLQEEKRHMMAELKNHRKATQNDTYGFRKRSYSAGNAEQWEHMSQVRRGGELYIDCEEDMESVEQSSQRIEEFRQLTAEMQALEKKIQDSNYESPANLQVNRESLTKETRSVAVGADENMNDVVIYNRSARQHKEVSVGTEKEMRECGVGVTEAMLGLSTEVEKEIELQQQTIEALKEKIYRLEVQLKETTHDREMTKLKQELQAAGSRKKVDKAMMAQPRVISRMVEAVIQTRDQMVGDHVDVADSSVGDHLQMSSIGSSCIPAMRSAAVGPELLMSQWLVRERAEVQDQGTGRSVELHDKAVGTETSICETGVNTEEAADVPSPCQRAQAVGTVRSVGCGDCLVDVVVCVPKECVSREMSTEAVPRAEAMVMAVPSMASQQTSTALEMVNQCTSTEAACLADCGTNTALSSCDKQTSTDSVEMRSVAVGDGRVKDIHASAKMRSVGVGTVLSSHPGFDKPSAIKTKDCGIGQISVHENYLVGLKMRSIACGPPPLPVVPTSTRSIGVGVESVYEPVSGQLESPLPPPELRTGLDHYIERVQKLLQEQQMLLAENYSELAEAFGEPHSQIGSLNSQLISTLTSINSVMKYASTEELRSLDLQKQCMERTTTSGATLEYIPHGQLANTHLTSNLRTLKLEQDIVPAQEERKTPLVETVRGRKSFSSQDKTLAPINLTDDQLASGLYVCTNNENTLKSIMKKRDGKKDLINTKKNLQFVGINGGYETTSSDDSSSEESSSSDSEEECEGHEYPCDRHTEEKQPTPHTAEVCGVGAEKDSPLPECEAEEVEIRERYELSEKMLSACHLLRNNIDDPKTLTNKDVRFCLNTIQHEWFRVSSQKSAVPEMVGDYITAFEEISPAVLRHIINMADGNGNTALHYSVSHSNFEIVKLLLDASRLTDVCNVNHQNKAGYTPIMLAALAAVEAEKDMRIVEELFSCGDVNAKASQAGQTALMLAVSHGRIDMVKALLACGADVNIQDDEGSTALMCASEHGHVEIVKLLLAQPGCNGTLEDNDGSTALSIALEAGHKDIAVLLYAHVNFSKTPSPGTPRLSRRTSPGPTHRGMFE, encoded by the exons ATGAATCTGGGACAGCCATACGTGGCTGGAAAATTTGCAGTGTGGGGGCAGAGGCATGTGGCTAAGTCAG aaaaagagGAAGTTATTATAAAtggagaagatgaaaaagaacGGAAAGACCCGTATTTTGTGGAAACACCTTACGGCTACCAGCTAGACTTAGATTTTCTAAAGTATGTGGATGATATACAAAAGGGGAATACCATTAAGAAACTAAATATCCgaaaaaggaggaaagctgTACCAGCTTCTGTGGGCACCAAGAACTCTAGTGGCCAGTGCAGTGGCTGGACCTCTGCAGAGTCTCTCTCTTCATCGAACAGTGATGAGAACAAGGAGTCTTCTTCGGCAGCGAGGAGTCAAGTAACCTTGTCCGTCCCTGCAAGACCCTTGGTTTCCTTTGAAGTATCTCCTACCTACTTAACTGTCCCTGAGAATAAAcagcttcctcctccctccccccagcctcctcGGCACAACTTCCTTGTAACCAAAACTCTCATGGAAACACGGAGGCgactggagcaggagaggatgATGCAGGTCACACCTGGAGATGTCCGCAGGCCCCGGCTTTCCAGCTTTGGAGGCATGGGCTCCACAAGCTCCCTCCCCTCTTTTGTGGGATCCAGTGGGTACAATCACATgtctcagcagctgcagaatgGTTATCAGGGTAATGGTGACTACAGTGCCTGTTTCAGCTCCTCCTTGGGCAGTTCTATTCGTCACAGCCCCATGAGCTCAGGAATATCCACACCAGTCACCAATGTGAGCCCGGTACATCTGCAGCACATCAGGGAGCAAATGGCAGTTGCCCTCAAGCGTCTCAAGGAGCTTGAGGAGCAAGTCAAGACTATTCCTGTGCTACAGGTCAAAATTTCAGTGTTGCAGGAGGAGAAGAGGCACATGATGGCTGAACTCAAAAACCACAGGAAAGCCACTCAAAATGACACATACGGTTTCAGAAAACGGTCCTACAGTGCTGGAAATGCAGAGCAGTGGGAACACATGTCTCAGGTGAGAAGAGGTGGAGAACTGTATATAGATTGTGAGGAAGACATGGAGAGTGTGGAGCAGAGCTCTCAGAGAATAGAGGAGTTCAGGCAGCTAACTGCCGAGATGCAAgccctggagaaaaaaatccaggataGCAACTATGAAAGTCCAGCAAACCTTCAGGTGAACCGAGAAAGTCTGACAAAAGAAACCCGATCTGTTGCTGTGGGTGCTGATGAGAACATGAATGATGTGGTTATATACAACAGATCTGCAAGGCAACACAAGGAAGTTTCTGTggggacagagaaagaaatgagggAGTGTGGGGTTGGGGTGACAGAGGCCATGCTCGGCTTGTCTACAGAGGTTGAGAAAGAGATAGAACTTCAGCAGCAGACCATCGAAGCCCTTAAGGAGAAGATTTATAGACTAGAGGTTCAGTTAAAGGAAACCACCCATGACAGGGAAATGACCAAATTAAAACAGGAGTTGCAAGCAGCTGGTTCTAGAAAAAAGGTGGATAAAGCCATGATGGCTCAACCCCGTGTCATCAGTAGGATGGTGGAGGCTGTCATACAAACGAGAGACCAAATGGTAGGAGATCATGTGGATGTTGCTGATTCGTCAGTGGGAGACCATCTGCAGATGAGCAGCATTGGCTCCTCCTGCATACCTGCCATGCGGAGCGCGGCTGTGGGCCCTGAGCTGCTGATGAGCCAGTGGCTGGTGAGGGAGAGGGCAGAGGTGCAAGATCAGGGTACAGGGAGGTCTGTGGAGCTGCATGATAAGGCAGTGGGCACAGAGACAAGCATCTGTGAGACAGGCGTCAAcacagaggaggcagcagatgTGCCAAGCCCCTGCCAGAGGGCGCAGGCAGTTGGAACAGTGAGATCTGTGGGCTGCGGGGACTGCTTGGTGGATGTGGTGGTTTGTGTGCCCAAGGAGTGCGTGTCCCGTGAAATGTCCACAGAAgctgtgcccagggcagaggcGATGGTGATGGCCGTGCCTTCCATGGCTAGCCAGCAAACCAGCACTGCTTTGGAGATGGTGAACCAGTGCACCAGCACGGAGGCGGCCTGCCTGGCTGACTGTGGGACTAACACCGCTCTGAGCAGCTGTGATAAACAGACTAGCACGGACAGTGTGGAGATGCGGAGTGTGGCAGTGGGGGATGGCCGGGTGAAGGATATACACGCATCTGCTAAAATGCGTTCAGTTGGAGTGGGCACTGTGCTTTCCAGCCACCCTGGCTTTGACAAGCCCTCTGCAATAAAAACCAAAGACTGTGGCATTGGACAGATAAGTGTTCATGAGAACTACCTGGTTGGTCTGAAAATGAGGAGCATTGCCTGTGGACCCCCTCCATTGCCAGTTGTGCCAACTAGCACCAGGAGCATCGGTGTTGGTGTAGAGTCTGTGTACGAGCCGGTCAGTGGTCAGTTGGAAAGCCCTCTGCCTCCGCCTGAGCTGAGGACAGGCTTGGACCACTACATCGAACGTgtgcagaagctgctgcaggagcagcagatgctgcttGCTGAAAATTACAGTGAATTGGCAGAAGCCTTTGGGGAGCCCCACTCCCAGATTGGATCTCTCAATTCACAGCTCATCAGCACCCTCACCTCCATCAACTCTGTCATGAAATACgccagcacagaggagctgcgGAGCCTGGACCTTCAGAAGCAGTGCATGGAGAGAACCACCACGTCAG GTGCTACTTTGGAGTACATCCCACATGGTCAACTTGCAAACACCCACTTAACTTCAAATTTGCGAACTCTGAAATTGGAGCAGGACATTGTACCTGctcaggaggagaggaagactCCCCTGGTGGAAACTGTTCGGGGAAGGAAGTCCTTTTCTTCTCAGGATAAAACTCTTGCTCCAATTAACCTGACAGATGACCAGCTTGCCTCAGGCCTTTATG TATGTACCAATAATGAAAACACGCTTAAATCTATCATGAAGAAAAGGGATGGGAAGAAGGATTTGATCAACACCAAGAAGAACCTTCAGTTTGTTGGCATTAATGGCGG GTACGAGACCACATCCAGCGATGACTCCAGCTCGGAGGAGAGCTCCTCCTCAGATTCAGAGGAGGAGTGCGAGGGCCACGAGTACCCCTGTGACCGGCACACAGAGGAGAAGCAGCCCACCCCACACACTGCAGAGGTCTGTGGCGTGGGGGCAGAGAAGGACAGTCCTCTCCCAGAGTGTGAGGCCGAGGAGGTGGAAATCAGAGAGAG ATACGAGCTAAGTGAAAAGATGCTTTCTGCCTGTCACTTGCTGAGAAACAACATTGATGACCCCAAGACATTAACCAACAAAGATGTG AGGTTTTGTTTAAATACCATCCAGCATGAGTGGTTTCGTGTCTCAAGTCAGAAGTCTGCTGTCCCTGAAATGGTTGGAGACTACATAACTGCTTTTGAAGAGATTTCTCCTGCTGTCCTCAGGCATATCATCAATATggcagatggaaatggaaacacagctctgcattACAGTGTCTCACATTCTAACTTTGAAATTGTAAAGCTTCTTCTGGATGCAAGTAGGTTAACag ATGTCTGTAACGTAAATCATCAGAACAAGGCTGGTTATACCCCCATCATGCTTGCTGCGCTTGCAGCTGTGGAAGCGGAGAAGGACATGAGGATAGTGGAGGAACTGTTCAGCTGTGGGGACGTGAATGCTAAAGCCAGCCAG GCTGGTCAGACTGCACTGATGCTAGCTGTGAGTCATGGTCGGATAGACATGGTTAAAGCTTTGCTGGCCTGTGGTGCAGATGTCAATATCCAGGATGATGAGGGCTCTACAGCTCTGATGTGTGCTAGTGAGCATGGACATGTGGAGATTGTTAAACTTCTGCTGGCTCAGCCTGGGTGTAATGGCACCCTGGAGGACAAT gATGGCAGCACAGCACTTTCAATAGCCCTGGAAGCTGGACATAAGGACATAGCAGTTCTCCTTTATGCGCACGTCAACTTTTCCAAAACCCCATCACCG GGCACTCCTAGGCTTAGCAGAAGGACATCTCCTGGTCCCACCCACAGAGGCATGTTTGAGTAG